The DNA sequence GGCTATGGTTCAAGTTATGGCTGTGGTTATGGAAGTGGCTATGGTTGTGGCTATGGCAGCGGATATGGCTCTGGCTATGGTTGTGGCTATGGCTCTAGCTGTGGCTGTGGAtatggctctggctctggctatGGCTCTAGCTGTGGTTGTGGATATGGCTCTGGCTATGGCTCTGGCTATGGCTCCGGCTATGGCTGTGGCTATGGTTCCCGTTATGGCTGTGGTTATGGCTCCTCTTGTTGCTACCGGCCACTCTGCTACAGAAGGTGTTATTCTTCTTGCTGCTAAAACATCACTACTAGAGGAACATCGCTCTTGAAGAAATACTTCTGAAGATAATGCTTCTTCAAGAATACATACCCAAGATTTCCATTCTCAAGAAATGGCAAGCTTGCTTTAGTGTTTGACTTCCAACTGCACAGTTCTTCCGATGACATCTCTGTGGTCCTAGGCCCTGTGGTTCCCTCTCACTGTTTCCGAATGCTAGCCTTTGCTTCCTTGATTTCTGACTCTATGTTCTGACCATGTTGATGACCAGAGAACCTACAATGGAAGAAactatttattttcaataaacatttatctTGGCTTTTATCAGATCTGTGTGTACTTGCTGGTGAATTTCATGTTTTGGAGTCTCTTGGACATTGAACTAACACTACTTTGGGTGAGATTTAGGTGTTTCCTTGACACATCACACTCGAGCCTTTATTATCACTAATATCTCCTCACCCTAATTTTCATACACCACATGCTTGAGCCCTCACATACCTGAACACAAGTCACAGAATTGACTTGTTTCAGAACTGTgctttggaagtggcactgcattTAGagtggaagggaaaaaagaggagggggggggggtaacacCAACTCAAGACGAAAGTCCCAGGGAGAGGAGATGTCACCTGCAAGTGCAAAGAAGTTCATAGTACTCCATAGCTTGGGGTGTAAAAGGAAGGGGTTGTTTACAGTGTTATTAGAGCCAGGTGTTAAGCCCAGCAAAGGTAACCTGAAGGAAGGAGAAGTTAGAAGAAAGAATATGTTTTCTTACACGCTTCATTTGCTAGTAGCACTAATATATTACTAATATAGTGCACATATTGAGGTCTAGCCACGTGGTTATTCACTTAATCAACAAATCTTTTTGAGTAGGTGCCCTTCTAAGACAGTGAAGATCCAGAAATTATAGATAAGTCTTATGTTCTCAGCATTCACATTCTCACACAGAAAATCTGGAAAAAACTACCAAAATAACAAGGCATTGAGACATCTGTAATAGGAAGAATGAAACAGCTTAATGAGAAAGAGAATGACAGATACTTCATGAAAGTATTGTGAAGTTGGGCCATTTGAgtggataattaaaaaaaaaaaaagatgcccatGGCACAAAACAACTAGAAAGTTCAGTAGCAAGTACAAAGGGCAAGAATCTATTAACCCTGGGCATGATTAGGCATTCTTCCTTTATTAGTTGGAAATAGCTAGGTCCAGTTTTTAGCGTAAGGTTCTTTTGCATTGAGGCGGGTATGACCATGGAATTAAAATGCCCAGTGTAACTCCTGACTGATTTTCTGGAGTGGAGGATATCCTACTTTGTGAGTTGTGACTGTGATGTCCTTTAGTCATTTGACACACTGCCACTATTATAGAATTATCTATACCctaaaaaggattttttaaaagaccTAGTAACAACCATGTTTAATTAGTGGTAATACATGTGTCACTGTCTCATCCCATGAAAGGGTTATTACACAAATGTGGAATCTCTCAGTACCCTGCAGCTTGAAGATTTCACAGAAGAGTCACCTGTAGAGACGATGGCTCTGTAGTCAGTTGTCGGGGAGTGAGGTGAGGGTTTGTCTAGGGGAGAATTTATTCAACTGATGAAGACTCAGACTTTCTTCAAAGGGCAGGATGCTTTTTATATCTGGTCCATATTTGAGCTAGATATGAATACTTGGTATGTTCTGTGTACTTTTGAAGTTTATAGGATTGAAAAAAGTGGACAGGAATTCAAATAATCATAGCTCTTTGCAAAAATCTaactttctgtttttattatgttCCTTGTCATTGAAGGCATTATGAAACAAGAAGGGGCATGTAGaagattacatatatatgtacatacatatatatatacacacatatgttatGTATCAAGAAAAGGATCTCCCTCAAAATCTGAAATGATGTGATGTTTTCTTAGTCAAAGAGAACTTTCAGCTTGTGTGAAATAAGAACATGGTGATCATGGTAAGGAGACAGGGATTATACATTTGGAGgaagtttgtgtgtgcatgtacacatgcatgtgtgtatgtgtgcatcaaGTCTGGTAGaagttaaaacaaatattttcttttacatacCTCATTACATtatggaggggaagagaagacaaCTTACACTAGGACATTCTTGAAACAATATAAATGATTTAAGATTCAAAGCTTTTACATAAGGAAGCCCAGATATTTTTCATTGATGATCCATTGCACCCTACAATGAATTGTAGTAGAGGAATGTATTTTCTTtgacttccttttctatttttggtggaactggggtttcaattcagggaTTTCTGGTTGGCTTGCTGAAATAGAACTTTACAATTTGTGCTACTATTTCGCTAGCCTTGATTGTGATTTCTTGTTCTGGAGAttgtgtctcactgacttttgtgTCTCACTGACCTATCCTGTCCTTGACTCATGATCCTCTAGATGTCAGCAacgtgagtggctaggattctagCCGCGAGTCATTAGTAGCTTGTTTTCTGATGATTTagttttgccttttacctttttcaTCAGATTGTATTAAGTATCTGGACAGTTTCTGTTGGATTTGGTAGAAGGAGCCTATAAtggaaaaacttatttttattgtgaaggggAGTATGACAACAGTAAATATTGGCTGCATAACACTGCAGAGTGGGAGGAAATGTAGATGGAAAATATTCTAACTTTCATATAACATAAAGTAAGGGGATGGAGACTTATTTTCCCTGAAATTAAATTCAATATTCTATGCCATGAAAGTGTGAAAGATGTAGCTTGTCAAAAATTCTTGTAAAATTAAATTGCTCCGTCTAGTCACGGTCTAGAAACACCATCAGTGGAGGCATGCAAATAAATAATATGTTGAAACCTCTCAGGGAATAAAACTGGTGACATATTAATATGGAAAAGGCCATGGAGCTTGGAGGATTTGAATCAATGCTGAATATATTTTAGTGGAGACAACAGAAGAAGTAAGAGTAGACAATCATCATTAGAAGACACATCTAAAGTGGGAGGTTTTTATTTTGACATAGGTATTGCTGACCTCCGGTACTTTCCTTCGCCTTAACAAAAACTCCATGTCTAGATTAGTTACTACCTAGGAATATGTACCCATATTTCATATCTTGAATATCATCCCTAAAATATAGTTCCATCCTGGCTGACTCTTGTGTTCCTAATTTATTTCATGCAAGTGTTTATTCTTGGGCATTTATGATTTAGGCCACTGGCTTTATCTGTTGTTTACAATATTAATCAGTACTCATGTCCTCATTAGTAGTGGCACAAAAACTGGGTTGGAAGGGAGAGGCAGAAGGCTTAAAAGTTAGGTATACAGCTGGGTACTCGTGGCTcccgcttgtaatcctagctattcaaaagactgagctctgagaatctcagttctaagccactttgggcaggaaaattcatgagacactgatctctaattaaccctcaagaagatggaaatggagatgtgactgaagcattgagtgaaaaagatagGGGACAGTGACCAGGGTTTTAGTGCAGTCCcacttatcacacacacacacacacacacacacacacacacacacacacacacacacacacgttgtgaACCACAACAACTGGGTTATCGACTGATATGAGATCTACTCTATAGTTTTGtgaaggctggcctcaaatatgGATCCTCCTGTTCTCTACATCTATAGTAGCCATGATTAATATATAAGCCACTGtatggggaatatggcctagtggcaagagtgcttgcctcgaatacatgaagccctgggttcgataccccagcgccacatatatagaaaatggccagaagtggcgctgtggctcaagtgtcagagtgctagccttgagcaaaaagaagccagggacagtgctcaggccctgagtccaaggcccaggactggtaaaacaaacaaacaaacaaaaaataagccacTGTATGTAGCTAATACATTGTTTGcaatttttctaatttaatttgattgtcaaggtgatatatagaggggttacagttacacacgtaaggtagtgaatacatttcttgtcaaacttgttacttcctccctcattttctcccaccttttcccctcccttACTCCCTCCCCCAGTCGTAcacttagtttacaacatattgccttgtaagtattgctgttgctttggtttgctttttactctTTGTCTTACCATTATGATGTTCCCCtacctttccctaattcagataaacatatatatagtaCCCAGTGTatgaaaatcaaatacagtgacagtaggaactaaaccatagggaagaaaaaggcaagaaaaagaaataatttcacatagtacattaaaaataacagcaatgaaaaccacttgtttccatatcttggagttcatttcacttagcatcatcttatatggtcatatgtacatagtcattgaactattgtgatcatctgctaggactatcctagatatatactattactaatgagggaaaccatagaatctatgtttatttgagtctggctcactttacttagtatgattttttcgcAGGTcccttcatttccttatgaatggagcagtggcattctgatagaagcatagaattccattgtgtatatgtactacattttttgatctgttcatctactgagggccatctgggttggttgcatattttagttattttgagaCATTGGCTAGAGCTCCCAAGTAAGCTTTACTTCCGATCCACAAAAACCAAACTTTTAAATAGGTATTATGAGGAGTTGCTGTTTTGTCATGATTTAAATATACTAATAGGAAACAACTTCCACTTCTACTCTTTAAAGTGTCTCATAAGAGATTGGTTCCCTTGGAcaagagaaatattttcatgACAGCAGATATTAGAAAGCTATTCTCACCAATGTTCAAGATCGGAACatattacactaagtgaagtgagccagaagaaacatggactctatggtttccctcatagggaataattagcacaggtttaggctagtcacagcagaggatcacaagagcccaatagctatgcccttatgaacacataagctgatgctaagtgaaatgaactccatgttatggaaacgaatgttatatcactgttgtaattactttcaagatgccatgtgaaaccgtagtttcttTTGtggatgattctcttgtatcaccttcctgtgactgtctccgtgctatcactgtatctcatctgagtaccctggatactgtatatactggtattagaactagggaagataaaaatcgagagacaacggataaaatgacaaacgactccaaaagcaatgcttgtaaagccatttggtataaaccaactgaacaactcatgggaggaggggaggtaaagggggaggggggggaatgagggatgaggtaacaaatagtgcaagaaatgtacctatggccttacttatgaaactgtaacccttctgtacatcactttgacaataaataagtaattattaaaaaaaaaagatcggaACATATTctcaagggaaaaggaagggtgaAAGGCTCTCTCAGCCATACATGACAGAAGTGACTTggaacaaaatattaaaataaattttatctaaGCTCCTGAGGACAATGAAATTTTCTAACATATGTGTGAATTTTACGAAAGAGCAATTACACAAGTGAAATGCATGACCATAAGAAATAAGAGATGAGCATTAGAGCAAGAATTCAAGCACTCGGTGATCAGAATGGGAAGATTTTATGTAGCGTAATAAAGAATGCATTTTTTGAACTTGAAAATATCTTAACGGTGTGACTTCAGCGAGTTTCCTAGCCCTTTGTTCTTccttttatatattatttgttacTTCCATCTTTCACTGGATCAAATAGATAAAGATATCTGAAGGAGTTTGTAATTTATAAAGgattcaaaactttttttttttaaaggacagtcATTTCTTCCTGTTCTAATTTGGACTAAATGAGTTCCTAGAATTGAGTCAAAGGTTTATTAAGAATGAATAGATCAGTAAAAAATATATTATCACAGAAAGGCCCATGGAGGCTGTGGCTCTGGCTGCGATTGTGGATACAACTGTGGATATGGTTTGAGGCTTTGACTGTGGATATGGTTGTGGTTATGGCTCTGGCTATGGATACAACTCTGGCTGTTGTAGGTACAGATCATGTTGTTACAGAAGATGCCATTTCTCTTGTTGCTTATCACTATGGGAATTTTTCCTTTGACTTATGTCTACTCTAAGAGCTGGTTCAATGGAAATCTCCTTATCCATGTACTACAAAGAAAGGATTGATTACAGTCTCTGGGCACTTGAACTGACATCAAAACTTCTGCGTGAACTTCCCCcatgttattttgttgaataaccaactgtaaaaatttaaagattttctttgtctctgttttgttATCATCAGAAGCACAGAGGATTGTGTAACTCATAGGCTAATGGAACAAAAATAGCACTTACTCAATAACATAATTTATTCATCAATAAGTTTAATCTTGTGTGACTCAGAGTCTTAGTGGTCTGAGCAGTGATATTGTGTTGGATGTCTCTAAAACACAtgtaacaaaaccaaaaacacagaCAGAATTTTATCAAGCTAAAAATCTTCTGTGTAACAAAGGAAATAACGAACaagtttcaaagaaaatttaataagTAGTAGGCTTAATTTAATAAGTAGTAGGCTTATTTATAAGCTACATATCTGATTTAGTGTTCCTATCCAAAATACATATAGAAATAAATGTATACTTAAACAACttaataataagaaaacaaatagctCAGTTAAAATGGGCAAGAACAAATAATTATGATTATCATGGGAATATATAccagtactcaagaggcttaTGACAAAACTTATcatcagagaaatgaaaattaaagcagTGTTCAGATAAAACACCTGGCAAAATGGctgctggcaaaaagaaaacaatgtgttGGCTGGGGTACTTTAAAAGGTAATTTCTGCACATTTGAtcggaatgtaaattagtacaaccatgaCAGAGAATAGTATGAGTGTTCCAGAATATACTAAACGTAGGAATAATGCATATCCAGAATTCTCATTTTAGGGAATATACCTCAAAATTTTGACCAATATGTTGGGATTTTACACATTTCTAGGGCTCATTGATGCATTCTGTACAATAGCTGAGATGAGGAGTAAAACTAAGAGTCCATCGATGGAAGAGTggctaaagaaaatatatatgtaatatgcaaTAGAATAACATTAAGCCTTAAGAGGAAATTCCATCAACTGTGATAGCATGGATGAATTTGGAAGACATTATAGGAAACAAAGCAAATATGCACAGAAGACAAATAACCCAAGAACTTCTTtgggatactttaaaaaaatcaaactcatGGAAAGTCAAAGTAGAATGATGATGACCAGAGCGTGTTGATGGCAGAAAGGGGGATATTGGCCACAATTTACAAACCATTAGTTATTGGGTGAAGCTCTTCTGGGACCGAATGCCTAGCTTGGTGACCGCAGTGAAAAATACCTCATTGTACACATACATTTTACTAAGAGAGTAGATATTAACTTGATAATAATGTTTTCTCATCACAAAAACAAGCTATTagagaaatgaataaatcaaATAGCCTAATTTAGTCTTTCCATAATGTACACATTAAAACTGTTTGTATTGATCAactgaaaatacaaaatttaaaaatagaggaCAAACAGAGTCAACATATGTCAGCTAACAGGGAGATTCTCAAAGTGATTTCAGAGTAGGACCTCATGAATCTAGAATGTTCTCTTTATGATGATGTGTTACATAGAGTAATTGGTTATGTGTGTATTGCATAAAATGGAGTATGGTTACATTTACAGAGACTGTCCTTACTTTTCCATAGCAGTTCCATGATTATCCACAAAGGCAAATGTTTATTTTGTCCCAGCTTAAGTACTGCCAAATTTCAATGGATTTTCATGATTGCTGAATTACAAAATATGGCTGGTGACATATAACTTTGTGATATTACTTTATAAAATGCTTCATCAAGGAAAAATGGGGTCAATCACATTGTAATTCATTTTTCTGAGGGAGTTTAATTGTttctaatatatatacacatatataacttCTATATATATTCCTCATATATATCTTCATGTGTGTCTATGTTAGTTTATACAGAAGGACTAAGGATATAGGTGCTTCTATGTATGCatctttatatatgtttatagtgTACATTTGTTCATAATGTGTCTACTAGTATGCACCTAAGTaactgtatatgtatgtatatatactatctaTCTTATATGTTAAACCATAGCAGCATTAAATTAAATCCTACAATTTTAGTAAATAAATGGATGAGAACAAGAACACAGACATACCTGAAATGTTATTTTGAggcaattgttctttttttttaaataatgtaaactGAGATTATGTTATTTCTTACAGAAGGAGCCATGGGTTTGAACATACTACCCCAAGATGCCAGCAAACAGGCCACTGATATTTCAGGTAAAACCACACTTACTAACTACATTGtcaatgtattatttttaaaatgatattgatATGAAGTAGAAATTTATGTTTTATCTTGCAATACAAAGATAAAGAAAACCAATattagattttgttttctttttgtttagccatacttaggtttgaactcagagccttatgtttgcaaggatggcactctaccacgtgaaccatttCATCAGTCTATTTttccattggttattttcaagacagGGTTTCATTGTATGCAAAGCCCAAGAAGcaattcttttattttgaaaaatgggaggaaaaattACATACAGTACACTAGTTCCACTGTATAGGAGGATCTATACTCTGATCATTCTATTTTTCTATACACTTTCTATGGGTCTCTTGTCACAAAatctaaatacatttatttatattatcttcACTGAGCAGAAGCAGAAATATATTCATATGGATCCAGTTCTGTCTTCGTGGGCATGTAATTAGTAAGCAAGGATATCTCTACATCGGTATTCCATGGAAAGCTTTTACTACTAGCTCCTCTGGAGGTTAGAAAACAGCAGAGGGTACCAGTATCAGTTCACTTCTGTTTTGCCTCTCAGATTCAAAGTCACTCTTCAGTGCATGTCCGGGGGATAATAGATGAGATTGTTTTGAACATTTTGCCTTAAATGTGAGACCAGGTTTAATAGAAGATGTGTGGACATTGAAGGGGTTATGGGTTCCCACAGATTTTCTGGCTGAGGGACTGGACAAGAGGAATAGGAGTTTGTTGGCAGAGTGGGTATGGAGACCTCGGTGAAAGCTACTTTATTTCAGGTGCATAAAGTATTGGCAGATCATTGACACTACAGCTTTCAGAGTGGCAATAACCTTTATCCCCTGAACACCTGAAGTAGCGCCTTGCATTCTCTTTCCACAGAGGTCTCTGCACGTGACTTCCTGACCACAAACTCTTTGATGCCTACTAGAAgctactctctctttcttttctgttgtagTGTCTGTGCTTCAGCTTTCCAGATCTGCCACAACACCAGACTCTGAGCTGATGATGACTTAATCACCACTTTGCTCTAGCAGACTCTGTTTATCCAGTGACTCTTTTGTTTGCTATCTGTACTTGTTTATCACATACACTGAGAAGTAATTAATATAAATAACCTCatgtatgtaattatatatagtaTCTTCAGTGTGGACATAGGCATCATGCTGAGTTCTCTCATGTATAATAGTTGTTCTTTTTCATGGTTTAATAGGTTTTGGTATTAAATCTATCTCTGATCAACCTATAGTGTGGTTTGGGTCTCTGGATAGAATCCAGAGCGATTGACTTTTAGGAGTCATTAGTGTCCATATTATAGTTGAATCATTGGGAGCGAGCAAGACTTACTAATGTGTGAAAGAGGAAGTAAAGATGTAGGTGAGGGAAGtcaataaatttcaaaaaataaagggaaatttaAGAAAGATTTACCAATGAGAGAGGTCATTGACTATAAGGCTATTTATCATAGAAACAGTAGAAGTTGGTATAAAGttatatgtaaaaatgaaaaaagacattTCAAAGAAGATCACCAAATCCTATTGCCAAGATAATAGGAATCCAACAGAATAGTAAATACTCAAGTAAATATTTGTAATGAAGTATTGTTCTGACAGACACAGGTAATATAAAGTCATGAGAATATTGTGGAATGGTTAAATCAGGAGGTTCAGCATAGCTTGGCACCAGTAGCTCAAGTCTATTGTCTGTCTAGCTACAAAGGAATCAGATgtgaaggatcatgattcaaacccaggccaggcagaaaagtctatgagattatttccaaaataaccagcaaaaagccaggctgcagACAttgcttgagtggtagaatgtcagctatAAGCAAGCCAGTAAGGGCTAGGCTAGGAGTTCaaatccctgagtttaaaccacagAACCAACCAAAAGACAAGTTTGACACAAATAACACCACACATacgtttcattttttttatgttgGACCACTTAATATCCACTCTTTAAGATGTTGAAGTatatactctatttttttttattaaaatagctTCTGTACATCAGGTTACTAAATTTTGACTTTCTAGTTTGAGTTTTGTATATTCTGATTAAAATGTcacacacacccatccatgcTGCCTATCAGGAAATATTCATTTTTGATTAATCACATTTTAGTAAAAATCATTGGTATACAGGATAAGCATGAGGATAGTCTAAGTAATCTCAAAACTTTCTTAAAAGAATTTTTCTTGACTGGAATTCCATGATGAAAAAATTATCCAAAGAAACTGCCAGTCATTTAAAGTGAAAAGTTGATTCCTCAaattatagataatatatatCTTCATCTAAATAAGCCATCaggagttaaatttttttt is a window from the Perognathus longimembris pacificus isolate PPM17 chromosome 5, ASM2315922v1, whole genome shotgun sequence genome containing:
- the LOC125351020 gene encoding keratin-associated protein 6-2-like; the protein is MCCNYYGNSCGYGCGYGSGYGSGYGCGSGCGYGSSYGCGYGSGYGCGYGSGYGSGYGCGYGSSCGCGYGSGSGYGSSCGCGYGSGYGSGYGSGYGCGYGSRYGCGYGSSCCYRPLCYRRCYSSCC